TGATGCTGGGGTATGTAGGGCTGCTGTCATTCGGTCATGCTGCCTTTCTGGGTACGGGGGGGTATATTACAGGCTGGCTGATGATGAACTCCGGCATGACGCCTGAGCTGGCGATCATCTTGGGAACTGTTGCGGCAGGTGCCTTGGGGGCGGTATTCGGCAAATTGTCGGTGAAGCGTGAGGGGATCTACTTCGCCATGGTGACACTGGCATTGGCACAGCTGGTCTTCTTTATATACCTGCAGGCGCCGTTTACCGGTGGCGAGGATGGTATGCAGGGGGTACCGCGTGGAAATCTGTTCGGATTCATTGATCTGTCCGACAACATGAACATGTATTATTTCGTACTGGCCGTGTTTCTGATTGGTTTCTGGGTGATTCATCGCACCATCCATTCGCCTTTTGGCCAGGTGCTGAAAGCGATTCGTGAGAATGAAGCGCGTGCTGTTTCCCTGGGCTACAACGTCAATGACTACAAATGGGTTGCCTTTACCATTTCAGCCGCACTGGCCGGTCTGGCCGGTTCGACCAAGACTCTGGTATTTCAGCTGGCGTCACTGACCGATGTGCACTGGCACATGTCCGGTGAGGTGGT
This DNA window, taken from Marinobacterium iners, encodes the following:
- a CDS encoding branched-chain amino acid ABC transporter permease, which produces MKVNKLYVALLVLAVVAPFFLYPVFLAKLLCFALFACAFNLMLGYVGLLSFGHAAFLGTGGYITGWLMMNSGMTPELAIILGTVAAGALGAVFGKLSVKREGIYFAMVTLALAQLVFFIYLQAPFTGGEDGMQGVPRGNLFGFIDLSDNMNMYYFVLAVFLIGFWVIHRTIHSPFGQVLKAIRENEARAVSLGYNVNDYKWVAFTISAALAGLAGSTKTLVFQLASLTDVHWHMSGEVVLMTLVGGVGTILGPVVGAGVIVTMQNYLSGGELGNYVHIIMGFIFVICVLAFRSGIVGELQKMWKRNFG